Proteins found in one Anopheles aquasalis chromosome 3, idAnoAquaMG_Q_19, whole genome shotgun sequence genomic segment:
- the LOC126575366 gene encoding probable cGMP 3',5'-cyclic phosphodiesterase subunit delta isoform X2 → MGTDDQTKAEKILNGFQINWMILRDADTGKIIWQENKDFSCPEVEHEAKVPVKILSLRAVSREINFSTVEAMENFRLDQKVLFKGRIMEEWFFEMGWVSPNTTNTWQSTIEAAPESQMMPAKLLEGTGLPDRNHSPTRRWSISP, encoded by the exons ATGGGAACGGACGACCAGACCAAAGCGGAGAAAATCCTCAACGGTTTTCAGAT CAACTGGATGATCTTGAGGGATGCGGACACGGGCAAAATCATCTGGCAGGAAAACAAGGACTTTTCCTGTCCCGAGGTGGAGCATGAAGCCAAAGTGCCCGTCAAGATACTCAGCCTGCGTGCGGTTTCTCGCGAAATCAACTTCAGCACCGTGGAAGCGATGGAAAATTTTCGTCTCGATCAAAAG GTGCTGTTCAAAGGACGAATCATGGAGGAGTGGTTTTTTGAGATGGGATGGGTTAgccccaacaccaccaacacctggCAGTCGACGATCGAAGCAGCCCCGGAGTCACAGATGATGCCCGCGAAG TTGCTGGAAGGTACCGGATTACCGGATCGCAATCATAGTCCCACGCGCAGGTGGAGCATTTCCCCGTAG
- the LOC126575366 gene encoding probable cGMP 3',5'-cyclic phosphodiesterase subunit delta isoform X1, with translation MGTDDQTKAEKILNGFQINWMILRDADTGKIIWQENKDFSCPEVEHEAKVPVKILSLRAVSREINFSTVEAMENFRLDQKVLFKGRIMEEWFFEMGWVSPNTTNTWQSTIEAAPESQMMPAKVLNGNVTIETSFYDGETLISKSVVRLYYI, from the exons ATGGGAACGGACGACCAGACCAAAGCGGAGAAAATCCTCAACGGTTTTCAGAT CAACTGGATGATCTTGAGGGATGCGGACACGGGCAAAATCATCTGGCAGGAAAACAAGGACTTTTCCTGTCCCGAGGTGGAGCATGAAGCCAAAGTGCCCGTCAAGATACTCAGCCTGCGTGCGGTTTCTCGCGAAATCAACTTCAGCACCGTGGAAGCGATGGAAAATTTTCGTCTCGATCAAAAG GTGCTGTTCAAAGGACGAATCATGGAGGAGTGGTTTTTTGAGATGGGATGGGTTAgccccaacaccaccaacacctggCAGTCGACGATCGAAGCAGCCCCGGAGTCACAGATGATGCCCGCGAAGGTACTGAACGGCAACGTGACCATCGAAACGAGCTTCTACGATGGCGAAACGCTCATCAGCAAATCGGTTGTGCGGTTATACTACATCTAA